A stretch of Flexivirga aerilata DNA encodes these proteins:
- a CDS encoding cytochrome c biogenesis protein CcdA: MNGLLTLAFTGGLLAPLNPCGFALLPAYLTHTLADQPDAPLSRRLGHALGVGTALALGFAATLATAGLAISAGAHQLIRAAPWLGFGVGLLLIILGLVGFIGRGPQLRLRLPTLGDPGAHTGIARWALFGVGYAAASLACTFGVLLAVIAQAQATTGFVGQLGVFAAYAAGSIALLLVLSAAAALTGAALTRWVRALARQQARITAGLLVITGAYVAVYWWPAVTGRARVGHGLPSIDRWSAATSTWLQAHTGQAAVTAGVVLALVLAVAVAARASRNNSHVAGDRCTVEGHTVESVEEDCCAPAPAPSASAPNTARDPGDAGERRRMGSDSHPVSYTRRRARNWKEGHYE; the protein is encoded by the coding sequence GTGAACGGGCTGCTCACGCTCGCCTTCACCGGCGGCCTACTCGCCCCCCTCAACCCGTGCGGGTTCGCGCTGCTACCGGCCTACCTCACCCACACCCTTGCCGATCAGCCTGACGCGCCGCTGAGCCGCCGGCTCGGTCATGCCCTGGGCGTGGGGACAGCCCTGGCGCTCGGGTTCGCCGCGACTCTGGCCACCGCAGGCCTAGCGATCAGCGCCGGCGCGCATCAGCTGATCCGCGCCGCCCCGTGGCTCGGATTCGGGGTCGGACTCCTGTTGATCATCCTGGGGCTGGTCGGATTCATCGGCCGCGGACCGCAACTGCGGCTTCGACTGCCAACCCTCGGTGACCCGGGCGCGCACACCGGTATCGCCCGGTGGGCGCTGTTCGGAGTCGGCTACGCCGCGGCGTCGCTGGCCTGCACCTTCGGAGTGCTGCTGGCCGTGATCGCCCAAGCCCAGGCCACCACCGGCTTCGTTGGGCAACTCGGGGTGTTTGCCGCATACGCCGCCGGTTCCATCGCACTGCTGCTGGTGCTGTCCGCCGCAGCGGCACTCACCGGCGCCGCGCTGACCCGCTGGGTCCGGGCCCTGGCCCGCCAACAGGCCCGGATCACCGCAGGCCTGCTGGTGATCACCGGCGCCTACGTGGCGGTGTACTGGTGGCCGGCGGTCACCGGCCGGGCCCGGGTCGGCCACGGGCTGCCCAGCATCGACCGGTGGTCCGCAGCTACGTCGACCTGGCTGCAAGCCCACACCGGCCAGGCCGCCGTGACGGCCGGGGTGGTCCTTGCCCTCGTCCTGGCTGTCGCCGTGGCGGCCCGCGCCAGCCGGAACAACAGCCACGTTGCTGGCGATCGTTGCACGGTCGAGGGTCACACCGTCGAATCGGTAGAGGAGGACTGCTGCGCCCCCGCGCCGGCGCCCAGCGCCTCAGCCCCGAACACCGCACGGGACCCCGGTGACGCAGGTGAGCGTCGCCGAATGGGATCTGACTCCCACCCCGTTAGCTACACCCGCCGCCGGGCACGCAACTGGAAAGAAGGGCACTACGAATGA
- a CDS encoding TlpA family protein disulfide reductase, protein MTRRASAGLVMLAAGAVLTGCGATSTASSPQTPSAAAGPHSGAAPAVSTALRTINGSTVRVPSSKPSVLVFISISCADCSAAAKAVAQASRTSGDKATFLAVDLDPGVAPRDLSGFLSSVNAKNLPSVVDEKAALTGKYQVSALSSVIVINPAGKVTYRAVNPTANAITAAVAHSS, encoded by the coding sequence ATGACTCGCCGCGCCAGTGCCGGGCTCGTCATGCTCGCCGCGGGAGCAGTCCTTACCGGGTGCGGCGCCACGTCGACCGCAAGCAGCCCCCAGACCCCGTCAGCTGCGGCGGGGCCACATTCCGGCGCGGCCCCGGCGGTGAGCACCGCCCTGAGGACTATCAACGGTTCGACGGTGCGCGTGCCCAGCAGCAAACCCAGCGTGCTGGTGTTCATCTCGATCAGCTGCGCGGACTGTTCGGCCGCGGCGAAGGCTGTCGCGCAGGCCTCCCGCACCAGCGGTGACAAAGCCACCTTCCTGGCCGTGGACCTCGACCCCGGGGTGGCGCCCCGGGACCTGAGCGGGTTCCTCAGCTCGGTCAACGCGAAGAACCTGCCGTCCGTGGTCGATGAGAAGGCGGCCCTGACCGGCAAGTACCAGGTCTCCGCGTTGAGCAGCGTGATCGTCATCAACCCGGCCGGCAAAGTCACCTACCGCGCGGTCAACCCCACCGCGAACGCGATCACCGCCGCGGTCGCGCACTCATCGTGA
- a CDS encoding ArsR/SmtB family transcription factor, whose product MTSTSDLGLAFLPETDSGVEMVAKFFRALADPTRLRLLEFLLAEEHTVSDCVGFVGLSQGRVSSHLACLADCGYVQLRREGRYAHYKVVDPRVADLVMLARSLAADNAAALAACVRIPAASEQREVQ is encoded by the coding sequence GTGACAAGCACATCCGATCTGGGTCTGGCGTTCCTGCCGGAGACTGATAGCGGGGTGGAGATGGTGGCCAAGTTTTTCCGGGCGCTGGCTGACCCGACGCGGCTGCGGCTGCTGGAGTTCCTGCTCGCCGAGGAACACACCGTCAGTGACTGTGTCGGGTTCGTCGGCTTGTCCCAAGGCCGCGTGTCCAGCCACCTCGCGTGTCTGGCCGACTGCGGTTACGTCCAGCTCCGCCGGGAGGGTCGCTACGCCCACTACAAGGTGGTCGACCCGCGGGTGGCTGACTTGGTGATGTTGGCGCGGTCGTTGGCCGCGGACAACGCCGCAGCGTTGGCGGCATGCGTGCGGATCCCGGCCGCGTCAGAACAACGGGAAGTGCAGTGA
- the merB gene encoding organomercurial lyase MerB yields the protein MTSQVEQLSARLDAAFDRTGSTADLRTLTQPLLQLLTAGQPVSAEQLAAATGRSVAQIHAALPNLPSIELDAQARVIGMGITLTPTAHRFEVQGTRLYTWCALDTLIFPALIGRTAHVTSSCHATGEPVRLTVSPDHVFDITPADAVVSIVTPDDVSAVRTSFCNEVHFFASPEAAAPWLAEHPGATVLPITDAFALGQGMAANQFTSQPPACC from the coding sequence ATGACGTCTCAGGTCGAACAACTCAGCGCCCGGCTCGACGCGGCCTTCGACCGCACCGGCTCCACGGCCGATCTGCGCACCCTGACCCAGCCGCTGCTGCAACTGCTAACCGCCGGGCAACCCGTCAGCGCAGAACAGCTCGCCGCGGCCACCGGCCGATCCGTAGCACAGATACACGCAGCGCTGCCGAACCTGCCCAGCATCGAACTGGACGCGCAGGCCCGAGTGATCGGCATGGGCATCACGCTCACCCCCACGGCCCATCGCTTCGAGGTACAGGGCACCCGCCTCTATACCTGGTGCGCGCTGGACACCCTCATCTTCCCGGCCCTGATTGGCCGCACCGCGCACGTCACCTCCTCCTGCCACGCCACAGGGGAACCCGTCCGGCTGACCGTCAGTCCCGACCATGTCTTCGACATCACCCCAGCCGACGCCGTCGTCTCTATCGTCACCCCAGATGACGTCTCCGCCGTCCGCACTTCCTTCTGCAACGAAGTCCATTTCTTCGCCTCCCCAGAGGCCGCCGCCCCGTGGCTCGCCGAACATCCCGGCGCGACCGTCCTGCCCATCACAGACGCGTTCGCCTTGGGCCAGGGCATGGCCGCGAACCAGTTCACCTCCCAGCCCCCGGCCTGCTGCTGA